Proteins encoded by one window of Rhodobacteraceae bacterium IMCC1335:
- a CDS encoding F0F1 ATP synthase subunit delta, which translates to MSEPASFTSSIAARYALAVFEIAQEADQVAELEKNIDVLSEALDVSADLNAMLKSPLLSRGAQGQAIGAVAAKLGLSEDLSNTLALMASKRRLFVVPALIGQLRALIAEQKGEETADVTSAKALTKTQTDKLTAAIKAQIGKDVKINAAVDKDLIGGLIVKVGSKMIDTSIRSKLNALQNVMKEVG; encoded by the coding sequence GTGTCCGAACCAGCTTCTTTTACGTCCAGCATCGCTGCCCGTTATGCGTTGGCAGTTTTCGAAATCGCTCAAGAGGCGGATCAAGTCGCTGAGCTTGAAAAAAACATTGATGTTTTATCCGAGGCGCTTGATGTGAGCGCGGATTTGAACGCGATGCTCAAATCGCCCTTGTTGAGCCGTGGGGCGCAGGGTCAGGCGATAGGGGCTGTGGCCGCGAAATTGGGGCTGTCGGAGGATCTGTCAAACACCTTGGCTTTGATGGCCAGCAAGCGGCGTTTGTTTGTTGTGCCGGCCTTGATTGGCCAGTTGCGCGCGCTGATTGCTGAGCAAAAGGGCGAAGAAACGGCGGATGTGACATCCGCCAAAGCGCTTACCAAAACGCAAACCGACAAGTTGACTGCCGCGATAAAAGCGCAGATTGGCAAGGATGTGAAAATTAATGCTGCTGTCGATAAAGATCTTATCGGCGGTTTAATTGTTAAGGTGGGATCTAAGATGATCGATACGTCGATCAGGTCCAAACTTAACGCCCTTCAGAACGTAATGAAAGAGGTCGGATAA
- a CDS encoding F0F1 ATP synthase subunit alpha, translating to MGIQAAEISAILKEQIKNFGQEAEVAEVGRVLSVGDGIARVHGLDNVQAGEMVEFPGGIQGMALNLEADNVGVVIFGSDRDIVEGDTVKRTKSIVDVPVGDALLGRVVDGLGNPLDGKGPIATKTRGVADVKAPGIIPRKSVHEPMATGLKSVDAMIPIGRGQRELIIGDRQTGKTAIALDTILNQKSYNEAAGDDESKKLYCVYVAVGQKRSTVAQLVKKLEEAGAMAYSIVVAATASDPAPLQFLAPYSATAMAEHFRDNGRHALIIYDDLSKQAVAYRQMSLLLRRPPGREAYPGDVFYLHSRLLERSAKLNEDNGAGSLTALPVIETQGGDVSAFIPTNVISITDGQIFLETELFYQGIRPAVNTGLSVSRVGSSAQTSAMKTVAGPVKLELAQYREMAAFAQFGSDLDVATQQLLNRGARLTELMKQPQYAPLTNAEIVCVIFAGTNGYLDGISVGDVSRFEKGLLAHLRGKHADLLAFITDEDPKIKGEAQDRIKAALDEFAADFA from the coding sequence ATGGGTATCCAAGCAGCCGAGATATCTGCAATTCTCAAAGAGCAGATTAAAAACTTTGGTCAAGAGGCCGAAGTGGCAGAAGTGGGGCGCGTGCTCTCTGTTGGAGATGGCATCGCACGGGTTCATGGTCTTGATAATGTGCAAGCGGGCGAAATGGTTGAATTTCCCGGCGGCATCCAAGGCATGGCATTAAACTTAGAAGCCGATAATGTGGGCGTGGTTATTTTCGGATCTGACCGCGATATTGTTGAAGGCGATACCGTCAAGCGCACCAAATCAATCGTGGATGTTCCCGTTGGTGACGCGCTTTTGGGCCGCGTGGTTGACGGTCTCGGCAACCCGTTGGATGGCAAAGGGCCGATCGCAACCAAAACGCGGGGCGTTGCGGATGTGAAGGCGCCGGGTATTATCCCGCGTAAATCGGTGCATGAGCCGATGGCCACGGGTCTGAAATCTGTTGACGCGATGATCCCGATTGGCCGCGGCCAGCGTGAGTTGATCATTGGCGATCGCCAAACCGGTAAAACGGCGATTGCGCTGGACACGATCTTGAACCAGAAATCCTATAATGAAGCGGCTGGCGACGACGAAAGCAAGAAATTGTATTGCGTCTATGTGGCCGTGGGTCAAAAGCGTTCAACGGTTGCCCAATTGGTGAAGAAACTGGAAGAAGCCGGTGCGATGGCCTATTCAATCGTGGTTGCGGCGACCGCGTCGGACCCGGCACCTTTGCAATTTTTGGCGCCTTATTCAGCCACAGCTATGGCCGAGCATTTTCGCGATAATGGCCGCCATGCGCTGATCATTTATGATGATTTGTCCAAACAGGCTGTGGCCTATCGCCAAATGTCATTGCTGCTGCGCCGTCCACCCGGACGTGAAGCCTATCCGGGCGATGTTTTCTATTTGCATTCACGTCTGCTCGAGCGCTCTGCAAAGCTGAACGAAGACAATGGTGCGGGGTCTTTGACGGCGCTGCCGGTAATTGAAACGCAAGGCGGCGACGTGTCAGCCTTTATTCCAACCAACGTGATTTCGATCACGGATGGCCAGATCTTTTTGGAAACCGAACTGTTTTATCAGGGCATCCGCCCCGCGGTGAACACGGGTCTATCGGTGTCACGCGTTGGATCTTCGGCGCAAACCTCAGCGATGAAAACAGTCGCCGGCCCAGTCAAGCTGGAATTGGCGCAATATCGCGAAATGGCAGCCTTTGCCCAGTTTGGCTCGGATCTTGACGTGGCCACGCAGCAATTGCTGAACCGTGGCGCGCGCCTGACAGAGCTGATGAAGCAGCCCCAATATGCACCCTTGACCAATGCCGAGATTGTCTGCGTGATTTTCGCGGGAACTAATGGCTATTTAGATGGGATCAGCGTGGGCGATGTTAGTCGCTTTGAAAAAGGGCTTTTGGCGCATTTGCGCGGCAAGCATGCAGATCTATTGGCCTTCATCACCGATGAGGATCCAAAGATCAAAGGCGAAGCCCAAGATAGAATCAAAGCTGCTCTTGATGAGTTCGCCGCCGATTTCGCGTAG
- a CDS encoding F0F1 ATP synthase subunit epsilon — MANTMQFDLVSPEKLLSSQQVEAVLIPGSDGDMMAMPGHAPVITSLRPGILRVQTAAGSEEYVVTGGFAEIGESVSVLAEKAVLSAELTQEGFEALVEEAKSAYGKAQEAFVNEPGPVDDAAKMLSDMVAVGDQMGLSGTR, encoded by the coding sequence ATGGCGAATACGATGCAATTTGATCTGGTAAGTCCAGAAAAGCTATTATCGTCTCAGCAAGTGGAAGCGGTTTTGATTCCAGGCTCGGATGGGGATATGATGGCGATGCCGGGTCATGCGCCGGTGATCACGTCTTTGCGCCCCGGTATTTTGCGGGTTCAAACCGCAGCCGGTAGCGAGGAATATGTTGTCACGGGCGGCTTTGCTGAAATCGGCGAAAGCGTGTCGGTTCTGGCCGAAAAAGCGGTGCTTAGTGCTGAGCTGACTCAAGAGGGCTTTGAGGCCTTGGTTGAAGAGGCCAAATCTGCCTATGGGAAGGCGCAGGAAGCGTTTGTAAACGAGCCCGGCCCTGTTGATGATGCCGCTAAAATGCTGTCGGATATGGTGGCTGTTGGTGATCAAATGGGATTATCAGGCACCCGCTAA
- a CDS encoding tyrosine-type recombinase/integrase, giving the protein MLSFIKRTQPTNSKHNRLREKLTLNQFWRTFITSLADKGIGVRVLAELAGDSSIAVTQRYIDVNDTQLAQAVELV; this is encoded by the coding sequence ATGTTGTCCTTTATAAAGCGTACGCAGCCTACTAATTCAAAGCATAATCGATTGCGCGAGAAGCTCACACTTAATCAGTTCTGGCGTACATTTATTACAAGCCTTGCCGACAAAGGCATAGGCGTACGTGTACTTGCAGAGCTTGCAGGAGATAGCAGTATAGCCGTCACTCAACGCTATATTGATGTTAATGATACTCAGTTAGCTCAAGCAGTAGAGCTTGTCTAA
- a CDS encoding leucine--tRNA ligase: MRYEAVEIEAKWQQSWEEAGVFTATRDQSKPKYYVLEMFPYPSGRIHMGHVRNYTMGDVIARHKISTGHNVLHPMGWDAFGMPAENAAMAIGGHPKDWTYSNIADMRAQMKPLGLSIDWSREFATCDPEYYGQQQALFLDFLKEDLVYRKNAVVNWDPVDMTVLANEQVENGRGWRSGALVERRELTQWFFKISEHAEDLLQAIDGLDDWPAKVKLMQSNWIGQSRGLEFAFDVIDGPTDHAQIAVYTTRPDTLLGASFVGISADHPLARQLEASNPQIAAFNKECRQMSTSEADMEKADKNGLDTGLRVRHPLNPDWTLPVWIANFILMDYGTGAIFACPAHDQRDLDFARKYDLPVIDTFFALDDDRPVTDQAFVPPKSEKVKWANHFAGLDIATGQEAVDATIAFAEAQGWGKGVTNYRLRDWGLSRQRYWGCPIPVVHCDACGVVPEKKENLPVILPDDVSFDKPGNPLDRHPTWRNCACPACGKPALRETDTMDTFVDSSWYFARFTAPHAAQPTTAEDIAYWMNVDQYIGGIEHAILHLLYSRFFSRAMQLTGHLPSRANVEPFNALFTQGMVTHEIYQTRDGKGRPVYHLPEDVRDGKLADGTAVEIIPSAKMSKSKKNVVDPVHIISAYGADTARWFVLSDSPPERDVEWTASGAEAAHRHLSRVWSLSEKIAQMDMAEAGKGDEDLLREMHKAIRDVTLGVESFGFNAAIAKLYGFTNTLAKSQAGGRAQREAMRILAQLMAPMTPHLAEDIWARQGGDGLVVNAAWPQADEAMLVETTLTLPIQINGKRRAEITVAKDLAKDKIEALALAEEAVQRALNGTAPKKIIVVPGRIVNVVV, encoded by the coding sequence ATGCGCTATGAGGCGGTTGAAATAGAAGCGAAATGGCAACAAAGCTGGGAAGAGGCCGGCGTCTTTACCGCCACGCGCGATCAAAGCAAACCGAAATATTACGTGCTTGAAATGTTTCCCTATCCTTCGGGGCGGATCCATATGGGACATGTGCGCAATTACACGATGGGCGATGTGATTGCCCGCCATAAAATCAGCACCGGGCATAATGTGTTGCACCCGATGGGCTGGGATGCGTTTGGTATGCCGGCTGAAAACGCGGCGATGGCAATAGGCGGCCATCCTAAAGATTGGACTTACAGCAACATTGCCGATATGCGCGCGCAAATGAAACCGCTTGGCCTGTCGATCGACTGGTCGCGCGAATTTGCCACCTGCGATCCGGAATATTATGGGCAACAACAAGCGCTGTTTCTCGATTTTTTGAAGGAAGATCTTGTTTATCGGAAAAACGCCGTGGTCAATTGGGATCCGGTGGATATGACCGTTTTGGCCAATGAACAGGTGGAAAACGGCCGCGGGTGGCGCTCGGGCGCGTTGGTCGAGCGGCGCGAGCTCACGCAGTGGTTTTTCAAAATATCCGAGCATGCCGAAGACCTTTTGCAAGCGATCGATGGGCTGGATGATTGGCCGGCCAAGGTCAAGCTGATGCAATCCAATTGGATCGGGCAATCGCGGGGGTTGGAATTTGCCTTTGATGTGATTGACGGGCCGACCGATCATGCGCAAATTGCCGTTTACACCACGCGCCCGGATACATTGCTTGGCGCATCTTTTGTCGGGATTTCGGCCGATCACCCGCTGGCCCGGCAGCTCGAGGCCTCAAATCCCCAGATTGCGGCCTTCAACAAGGAATGCCGGCAGATGAGCACTTCCGAAGCCGATATGGAAAAAGCCGATAAAAACGGCCTTGATACGGGGCTGCGCGTGCGCCACCCTCTCAACCCTGACTGGACATTGCCCGTTTGGATCGCGAATTTCATCTTGATGGATTACGGCACCGGAGCGATTTTCGCCTGCCCCGCGCATGATCAACGCGATTTGGATTTCGCCCGCAAATATGACCTGCCCGTAATCGATACATTCTTTGCGCTGGATGACGATAGGCCGGTTACAGATCAGGCCTTTGTGCCCCCCAAATCTGAAAAAGTGAAATGGGCAAATCATTTTGCTGGGCTGGATATAGCCACCGGGCAAGAGGCTGTGGATGCCACGATTGCCTTTGCCGAAGCGCAAGGCTGGGGCAAGGGCGTTACCAATTACCGCCTGCGCGATTGGGGCTTGTCTCGCCAGCGGTATTGGGGCTGCCCGATCCCCGTTGTGCATTGCGATGCCTGCGGCGTGGTGCCCGAGAAGAAAGAAAACCTGCCGGTGATCCTGCCCGATGATGTCAGCTTTGACAAACCCGGAAATCCGCTGGATCGCCACCCAACATGGCGCAATTGTGCCTGCCCCGCCTGCGGAAAACCGGCTTTGCGTGAAACCGACACGATGGATACATTCGTTGACTCGTCTTGGTATTTTGCCCGCTTTACCGCGCCGCATGCCGCGCAGCCCACCACGGCCGAAGATATCGCCTATTGGATGAATGTGGATCAATATATTGGTGGCATTGAACACGCGATTTTGCATTTGCTCTATTCCCGTTTCTTTTCACGGGCAATGCAGCTTACCGGGCATTTGCCAAGCCGCGCAAATGTTGAGCCGTTTAATGCGTTGTTCACGCAAGGCATGGTCACGCATGAAATCTATCAGACCCGTGATGGCAAGGGCCGCCCCGTCTATCATCTGCCCGAAGATGTGCGCGATGGAAAATTGGCAGATGGAACCGCTGTAGAAATTATTCCCTCAGCAAAAATGTCAAAGTCAAAGAAAAACGTGGTGGACCCGGTGCATATTATTTCAGCGTATGGCGCGGATACCGCCCGCTGGTTCGTGCTCTCTGACAGCCCGCCGGAACGCGATGTGGAATGGACCGCCAGCGGCGCAGAGGCCGCGCATCGCCATCTTAGCCGCGTTTGGTCGCTGAGTGAAAAGATCGCGCAAATGGATATGGCAGAGGCCGGAAAGGGCGATGAGGACCTGCTACGCGAGATGCATAAAGCCATCCGCGATGTCACGCTGGGTGTGGAATCATTTGGCTTTAACGCGGCGATTGCAAAGCTATACGGCTTTACCAACACGCTGGCCAAATCACAGGCGGGCGGGCGGGCGCAACGCGAGGCGATGCGGATATTGGCGCAGCTCATGGCGCCCATGACCCCGCATCTGGCAGAGGATATCTGGGCCCGGCAAGGCGGCGACGGCTTGGTTGTAAACGCCGCATGGCCGCAGGCGGATGAGGCCATGCTGGTTGAAACCACGCTCACGCTGCCGATACAGATAAACGGCAAGCGGCGGGCCGAAATAACCGTTGCGAAGGATCTCGCAAAAGACAAGATCGAGGCCCTGGCTTTGGCCGAAGAAGCGGTTCAGCGCGCCTTAAACGGGACTGCTCCAAAGAAAATTATTGTGGTGCCGGGGCGTATTGTGAATGTGGTGGTTTAG
- a CDS encoding YggS family pyridoxal phosphate-dependent enzyme — MSLDQIKQRITRAVEAVAPPVAGIQTPPELIAVSKVQPEERVRAVLAQGHRCFGENRVQEAAQKWPNFRAEFPGIDLHLLGPLQSNKARQAMQLFDVIHSLDRPKLAAALVRLAQELGQCPKLFIQVNTGSEPQKAGILNADCDTFIADCRALDLPIIGLMCIPPVEEEAGPHFQLLADMAARNGLSGLSMGMSADFELAIAHGATHIRVGSAIFGSRVPAATQSPA; from the coding sequence ATGAGCCTGGATCAGATTAAACAACGGATCACACGCGCGGTTGAGGCGGTTGCGCCGCCCGTGGCGGGCATCCAAACCCCTCCTGAATTGATCGCCGTGTCAAAAGTGCAACCCGAGGAGCGCGTGCGCGCGGTGCTGGCGCAGGGGCATCGGTGTTTTGGCGAGAATAGAGTGCAAGAGGCAGCGCAAAAATGGCCGAATTTCCGCGCTGAGTTCCCCGGCATAGATCTGCACCTCTTGGGGCCATTGCAAAGCAATAAAGCCCGCCAAGCGATGCAGCTATTTGACGTGATACATTCGCTTGATCGACCAAAACTGGCAGCCGCCTTGGTCCGATTGGCGCAGGAACTCGGGCAATGTCCAAAGCTGTTTATTCAGGTTAATACGGGTTCAGAGCCGCAAAAAGCGGGGATTTTAAACGCCGATTGCGATACGTTTATCGCCGATTGTCGCGCGCTTGATTTGCCGATTATCGGTCTGATGTGTATTCCGCCGGTTGAAGAAGAGGCCGGCCCCCATTTTCAGCTTTTGGCCGATATGGCGGCGCGCAACGGTTTGTCAGGCTTGTCGATGGGTATGTCGGCAGATTTTGAACTGGCCATTGCCCATGGCGCCACGCATATCCGCGTCGGATCAGCTATTTTTGGCAGCCGGGTGCCAGCGGCTACGCAATCACCAGCTTAG
- a CDS encoding DNA polymerase III subunit delta yields MKLPARDIATYCAKPDPNRAGVLIYGADAMRVAMRRQSMILALLGPHGSEEMRLTRLSGADLRKDPAALIDAVKAQGFFPGQRGVFLEDAADGLTKTIAAALQDWQQGDAQIIVTAGQLRASSNLRKTFETHPNTYAIAIYDDPPSQAEIAAELQKAGLQNLGDIGLKALSALARELEPGDFRQTLEKLALYKLHDATPLGLEDIQNCAPNSQEAALDDILWVVSEGRAEAIGPLMQRLKSQGLQPVTLCISAVRHFKILFSIASDPAGASAGISKLRPPIFGPRRDRFQRNAARWTLSKSKMALQTLTDLDLQLRSANQHAPALELVERSLIRLAMAVQK; encoded by the coding sequence ATGAAATTGCCCGCGCGCGATATTGCCACATATTGCGCCAAACCCGACCCCAATCGGGCAGGGGTTTTGATCTATGGCGCCGATGCGATGCGCGTAGCGATGCGCCGGCAAAGCATGATCTTGGCGCTGTTAGGCCCCCACGGCAGCGAAGAAATGCGCCTCACACGCCTCTCTGGCGCAGACTTGCGCAAAGACCCGGCCGCCCTGATTGACGCGGTGAAAGCGCAGGGGTTTTTCCCGGGTCAACGGGGGGTATTTTTGGAAGACGCGGCCGATGGGTTGACCAAAACCATCGCAGCCGCTTTGCAGGATTGGCAGCAAGGCGACGCCCAAATTATCGTGACCGCAGGGCAATTGCGGGCCTCTTCAAACTTAAGAAAAACCTTTGAAACGCATCCCAATACCTATGCGATTGCAATTTATGATGATCCGCCCAGCCAAGCTGAAATAGCCGCTGAATTGCAAAAGGCCGGGCTACAAAATCTGGGGGATATCGGCCTGAAAGCGCTTAGCGCTTTGGCGCGCGAATTAGAGCCAGGCGATTTTCGGCAAACGCTTGAAAAGCTTGCGCTTTACAAACTGCATGATGCAACGCCTCTTGGGCTTGAAGATATCCAAAACTGTGCGCCAAATTCCCAAGAAGCTGCGCTAGATGATATTTTATGGGTGGTCAGCGAGGGGCGCGCAGAGGCGATCGGGCCCTTAATGCAGCGCTTAAAATCACAGGGATTGCAGCCCGTAACCTTATGCATAAGCGCGGTGCGGCATTTCAAAATTCTATTCAGCATCGCCAGCGATCCTGCGGGTGCCAGCGCGGGCATTTCAAAGCTTCGGCCACCTATCTTCGGCCCACGGCGAGACCGCTTTCAACGCAACGCGGCGCGCTGGACCCTGTCTAAATCCAAAATGGCGCTTCAAACTTTAACCGACCTTGATCTGCAATTGCGCTCGGCCAATCAACACGCGCCCGCTTTAGAGCTTGTTGAGCGCAGCCTCATCCGGCTGGCCATGGCAGTCCAAAAATAA
- a CDS encoding methyltransferase domain-containing protein: MHLDVQDLRNFYYREPLGRAAQRALRNKVLQFWPDLSGQTIAGFGFATPLLRPFLPQARRVIALMPGPQGVLAWPNPSQNVSVLTDERFWPLETGHVDRLIVLHGLETSEDANTVLQEAYRVLGPGGRALFIVPNRAGLWSRSDKTPMGFGRPYSTSQLETQLRLHGFLPQKASAALFQIPSNRRSWQKMGPFLERIGNRLPRLAGGVLMLEVSTRTPPLPGLKTPALRARPLRVLEGLRAADPKPALERAKEGC, encoded by the coding sequence ATGCATCTTGATGTACAAGATCTTCGAAACTTTTATTATCGTGAGCCGCTTGGCCGCGCCGCGCAGCGCGCATTGCGCAATAAAGTTTTGCAGTTTTGGCCAGATCTGAGCGGCCAAACCATTGCCGGCTTTGGGTTCGCAACCCCTTTATTACGGCCCTTTTTGCCCCAGGCGCGCCGCGTGATTGCCTTAATGCCAGGCCCTCAGGGGGTGCTGGCTTGGCCCAACCCGTCACAGAACGTATCGGTTCTGACCGACGAGCGGTTTTGGCCGCTTGAAACGGGGCATGTGGATCGGTTGATCGTTTTACACGGATTAGAAACCAGCGAGGATGCCAATACCGTGTTACAAGAAGCTTACCGTGTTTTGGGGCCGGGTGGGCGGGCGCTTTTTATCGTGCCCAACCGGGCCGGATTGTGGTCGCGCAGTGACAAAACGCCAATGGGGTTTGGCAGGCCTTACAGCACCAGCCAGCTGGAAACACAGTTGCGGCTTCACGGGTTTTTGCCGCAAAAAGCCTCGGCTGCTCTGTTTCAGATCCCCTCCAATCGGCGCAGTTGGCAAAAAATGGGACCGTTTCTTGAACGTATTGGCAATCGCCTGCCGCGGCTTGCCGGCGGCGTATTGATGCTGGAAGTTTCAACGCGCACGCCGCCACTGCCGGGGCTGAAAACCCCCGCCTTGCGCGCCCGACCCTTGCGCGTTCTAGAAGGGTTGCGTGCCGCTGATCCGAAACCGGCCTTAGAACGGGCGAAAGAAGGCTGCTGA
- the atpD gene encoding F0F1 ATP synthase subunit beta, giving the protein MANSKGKITQVIGAVVDVQFGEDLPPILNAMTTDNNGKNLVLEVAQHLGENTVRAIAMDATEGLVRGQQVTDTGGTIQVPVGNGTLGRILNVTGDPVDEQGPVKSTGTRGIHGDAPDFDQQSTETEILVTGIKVIDLLAPYTKGGKIGLFGGAGVGKTVLIMELINNIAKVHSGVSVFAGVGERTREGNDLYHEMIESGVIVPDNLEESKIALVYGQMNEPPGARMRIALSGLTLAEQFRDDTGSDVLFFVDNIFRFTQAGSEVSALLGRIPSAVGYQPTLATDMGAMQERIASTKSGSITSVQAVYVPADDLTDPAPATSFAHLDATTVLDRAISEKGIYPAVDPLGSTSRLLDPMIIGEEHYAVATDVQQVLQRYKSLQDIIAILGMDELSEDDKLTVTRARKLERFLSQPFDVAKVFTGSDGVQVPLDETIASFKAVVAGEYDHLPEAAFYMVGGIDEVIAKAEKLAASAA; this is encoded by the coding sequence ATGGCAAACTCAAAAGGCAAAATCACCCAGGTGATCGGCGCCGTTGTCGACGTTCAATTTGGCGAAGACTTACCGCCAATCTTGAACGCGATGACCACGGACAATAACGGTAAAAATCTGGTTTTAGAAGTTGCGCAGCATTTGGGTGAAAACACTGTGCGGGCGATCGCGATGGATGCGACCGAAGGATTGGTGCGTGGACAGCAAGTGACTGACACAGGCGGCACCATTCAAGTGCCCGTTGGCAATGGAACATTGGGCCGGATTTTGAACGTAACGGGGGATCCGGTCGATGAGCAGGGGCCTGTGAAATCAACCGGAACGCGCGGGATCCATGGCGATGCGCCGGATTTTGACCAGCAATCTACAGAAACCGAAATTTTGGTCACTGGGATCAAAGTGATTGACCTTCTAGCCCCCTATACAAAAGGTGGGAAAATTGGTCTGTTCGGCGGTGCCGGCGTTGGCAAAACCGTTTTGATCATGGAATTGATCAATAACATCGCCAAAGTGCACTCGGGTGTGTCGGTTTTTGCCGGTGTGGGCGAGCGGACGCGTGAAGGCAACGACCTGTATCATGAGATGATTGAATCGGGCGTGATTGTGCCCGACAATCTCGAAGAGTCAAAAATCGCGTTGGTTTATGGTCAGATGAACGAGCCTCCCGGAGCGCGGATGCGGATTGCCTTATCTGGTCTGACTTTGGCCGAGCAGTTTCGCGACGATACGGGATCTGATGTGCTGTTCTTCGTTGATAATATTTTCCGCTTTACGCAAGCGGGTTCTGAGGTGTCTGCGCTTTTGGGTCGGATCCCGTCAGCGGTGGGATATCAGCCCACATTGGCGACCGATATGGGTGCGATGCAAGAGCGCATCGCCTCGACGAAATCGGGCTCAATCACCTCAGTGCAAGCGGTCTATGTGCCCGCGGATGACTTGACTGACCCCGCGCCGGCCACCTCTTTCGCGCATTTGGATGCGACCACAGTTTTGGATCGTGCGATTTCGGAAAAAGGTATTTATCCAGCGGTGGATCCTCTGGGGTCGACATCACGCTTGCTTGATCCGATGATCATCGGTGAAGAGCATTACGCCGTTGCGACTGATGTGCAGCAGGTGCTGCAGCGTTATAAATCATTGCAAGATATCATCGCGATTTTGGGCATGGATGAATTGAGCGAAGATGATAAACTGACGGTGACCCGGGCGCGTAAGCTCGAGCGTTTCTTGTCGCAGCCCTTTGACGTGGCGAAAGTGTTTACGGGCTCTGATGGTGTTCAGGTGCCTTTGGACGAAACCATTGCCTCTTTCAAGGCTGTTGTCGCTGGCGAATATGATCATCTTCCAGAAGCAGCATTTTATATGGTTGGTGGCATCGATGAAGTAATCGCTAAGGCCGAAAAACTGGCTGCAAGCGCGGCTTAA
- a CDS encoding L,D-transpeptidase family protein has translation MRPTDMVLTKRGLRFQGHYYPCSIGRSGVSDRKREGDGATPSGRHEIIGLLYRPDRLAPPTDWARPIGPSDLWSDDPTDQDYNMMVRAPYSGGHEKLMRADPLYDLIILTNWNWPYAVKGRGSAIFLHQWRRPHYPTEGCIGLSRANLRRIAKGLRLGTKLVIA, from the coding sequence GTGCGGCCAACAGATATGGTGCTCACCAAACGCGGCCTGCGGTTTCAGGGGCACTATTACCCTTGCAGCATTGGGCGCAGCGGCGTCAGCGATCGCAAACGCGAAGGCGATGGGGCAACCCCGTCTGGCCGCCATGAAATCATTGGCCTGCTCTATCGCCCTGATAGGTTGGCACCACCAACCGACTGGGCGCGCCCGATTGGCCCAAGCGATCTTTGGTCGGATGATCCAACCGATCAAGACTATAATATGATGGTGCGGGCGCCCTATTCAGGCGGCCATGAAAAGTTGATGCGGGCGGATCCGCTTTATGATCTGATAATCCTCACCAATTGGAACTGGCCCTATGCTGTAAAAGGCCGCGGTTCAGCGATCTTTTTGCACCAATGGCGGCGTCCGCATTATCCGACCGAAGGCTGTATCGGCCTGTCGCGCGCGAATCTGCGCCGCATCGCCAAAGGCCTTAGATTAGGCACTAAGCTGGTGATTGCGTAG
- a CDS encoding F0F1 ATP synthase subunit gamma translates to MANLKDLKNRISSVKNTRKITKAMQMVAAAKLRRAQESAEQSRPYAERFMGVLSSLAASVGKSEGAPKLLRGTGEDRVHLLVVMTAERGLCGGFNSNIAKRARTHIAKLQEAGKTVKILTVGKKGRDQLKREFGAAFIDHVDLTEVKRVGYSDAQAIARDLVIRFDAGEFDVATLFYSKFVNVVTQVPTALQVIPAAFEEEAEADSTVYDYEPSEEAILSDLLPRGVATQIFSALLENGASEQGARMSAMDNATRNAGDMIDKLTIEFNRSRQAVITNELIEIISGAEAL, encoded by the coding sequence ATGGCAAATCTAAAAGATCTTAAAAACCGCATCTCCAGCGTTAAAAATACGCGGAAGATCACCAAAGCCATGCAGATGGTCGCAGCTGCAAAGCTGCGACGGGCGCAGGAAAGTGCCGAGCAATCGCGCCCTTATGCCGAGCGATTTATGGGTGTTTTATCGAGTTTGGCAGCGTCTGTCGGCAAAAGCGAGGGCGCGCCAAAATTGTTGCGTGGTACGGGCGAAGATCGGGTGCATTTGCTGGTTGTGATGACCGCAGAGCGGGGCTTGTGTGGGGGATTCAATTCCAACATTGCGAAACGCGCGCGGACCCATATCGCAAAGCTTCAGGAGGCGGGAAAAACCGTAAAAATCCTGACAGTGGGCAAAAAGGGTCGTGATCAGTTGAAACGTGAATTTGGCGCTGCGTTTATTGACCATGTTGATCTGACCGAGGTGAAACGGGTTGGCTATAGCGATGCCCAAGCCATCGCGCGCGATTTGGTTATTCGCTTTGATGCCGGAGAGTTTGATGTTGCAACGCTCTTCTATTCAAAATTCGTAAATGTGGTGACGCAAGTGCCGACAGCACTGCAGGTTATTCCAGCCGCGTTTGAGGAAGAAGCCGAAGCGGATAGCACGGTTTATGATTACGAACCCAGCGAAGAAGCGATTTTAAGCGACCTTCTTCCGCGCGGCGTAGCAACGCAGATTTTTTCCGCTTTGCTTGAAAATGGTGCGTCCGAGCAAGGCGCGCGCATGTCAGCAATGGATAACGCCACGCGCAATGCAGGCGATATGATCGACAAACTTACCATCGAGTTTAACCGGTCACGCCAAGCCGTGATCACCAATGAACTTATTGAAATTATCTCGGGCGCAGAAGCGCTCTAA